In Arthrobacter sp. MN05-02, one genomic interval encodes:
- a CDS encoding IclR family transcriptional regulator, with translation MDNSSGVGVIDKAALVLDALEAGPTTLAQLVASTGLARPTVHRLALALAHHRLVGRDMQGRFVLGSRLVELASAAGEDRLIAAAGPVLLGLRDATGESAQLFRRQGDWRVCVASAERPVGLRDTIPVGTQLSMRAGSAAQCLLAWEDHDRLLKGLQNARFTPTVLAGVRRRGWAQSLGEREAGVASVSAPVRGPSGRVIAAVSISGPMERLTRQPGRIHAEVVSDAARQLTLAVAKAAD, from the coding sequence ATGGACAATTCTAGCGGCGTCGGAGTCATCGACAAGGCTGCCCTCGTGCTCGACGCCCTCGAGGCCGGGCCCACGACCCTCGCGCAACTGGTCGCGTCGACCGGGCTGGCCCGACCGACCGTGCACCGGCTCGCCCTCGCCCTCGCCCATCACCGCCTCGTGGGCCGTGACATGCAGGGGCGCTTCGTGCTCGGCAGCCGGCTCGTGGAGCTGGCCTCCGCTGCAGGTGAGGACCGGCTCATCGCGGCAGCAGGGCCCGTCCTCCTCGGCCTGCGCGACGCCACCGGCGAGAGCGCACAGCTCTTCCGGCGGCAGGGCGACTGGCGCGTCTGCGTCGCGTCCGCGGAGCGTCCCGTGGGCCTGCGCGACACCATCCCGGTCGGCACACAGCTGTCCATGAGAGCCGGCTCGGCGGCGCAGTGCCTCCTGGCATGGGAGGACCACGACCGGCTGCTCAAGGGACTGCAGAACGCACGCTTCACCCCGACGGTCCTCGCCGGCGTCCGTCGTCGGGGCTGGGCGCAGAGCCTCGGGGAACGCGAGGCGGGCGTGGCATCGGTGTCGGCACCGGTCCGCGGACCGTCCGGGCGCGTCATCGCCGCGGTCTCGATCTCCGGGCCCATGGAACGCCTCACGCGGCAGCCTGGACGTATCCACGCGGAAGTCGTCTCCGACGCCGCGCGGCAGCTGACCCTCGCGGTCGCCAAGGCTGCGGACTGA